A region of Pseudomonas sp. Marseille-Q3773 DNA encodes the following proteins:
- a CDS encoding chemotaxis response regulator CheY, with the protein MKILIVDDFSTMRRIIKNLLRDLGFTNTEEADDGTTALPMLENGHYDFLVTDWNMPGMSGIDLLRKVRASDKLKAMPVLMVTAEAKRDQIIEAAQAGVNGYVVKPFTAQVLKEKIEKIFERVNG; encoded by the coding sequence ATGAAAATCCTCATCGTTGACGACTTTTCGACGATGCGGCGGATCATCAAGAACCTGTTGCGTGATCTGGGCTTCACCAACACCGAAGAAGCCGATGACGGCACCACGGCGCTGCCGATGCTGGAAAACGGCCATTACGACTTTCTGGTAACCGACTGGAACATGCCCGGCATGTCCGGCATCGACCTGCTGCGTAAAGTCCGCGCCAGCGACAAGTTGAAAGCCATGCCGGTACTGATGGTGACCGCCGAGGCCAAGCGCGACCAGATCATTGAAGCGGCCCAGGCCGGCGTCAATGGCTATGTGGTCAAGCCGTTCACCGCTCAGGTTCTCAAAGAAAAGATCGAGAAGATCTTCGAACGCGTCAACGGCTGA
- the fliA gene encoding RNA polymerase sigma factor FliA — MNASGFKMYSRASKDAQYELIERYAPLVKRIAYHLLARLPANVQVEDLIQAGMIGLLEVANKYDASKGASFETYAGIRIRGAMLDEVRKGDWAPRSVHRNTRMVSDAMRAVEARTGRDAKDHEVAAELQLSLDDYYGILNDTLGSRLFSFDDLLQDGEHEGLHEDGASGHVEPARGLEDERFQAALTEAIANLPERERLVLALYYDEELNLKEIGEVLGVSESRVSQLHSQCAARLRSRLGEWRAR, encoded by the coding sequence ATGAATGCGAGTGGTTTCAAGATGTACAGCCGAGCATCGAAAGACGCCCAGTACGAGCTGATCGAACGCTACGCCCCGCTGGTCAAGCGCATCGCCTACCACCTGTTGGCGCGTTTGCCGGCCAACGTGCAGGTCGAGGACCTGATCCAGGCTGGCATGATCGGCCTGCTCGAAGTGGCCAACAAGTACGACGCCAGCAAGGGCGCCAGCTTCGAGACCTATGCCGGCATCCGTATTCGCGGGGCCATGCTCGACGAGGTGCGCAAGGGTGACTGGGCACCGCGTTCGGTGCACCGCAACACGCGCATGGTCAGCGACGCGATGCGTGCCGTGGAGGCCAGAACCGGGCGTGACGCTAAAGATCATGAAGTTGCTGCCGAACTCCAGTTGAGTCTCGATGATTACTACGGGATCTTGAACGACACCTTGGGCAGCCGCCTGTTCAGCTTTGACGACCTGTTGCAGGACGGCGAGCACGAAGGGTTGCATGAAGATGGCGCCAGTGGCCATGTCGAGCCTGCGCGTGGCCTGGAGGACGAGCGCTTCCAGGCTGCCCTGACCGAGGCCATCGCCAACCTGCCGGAGCGTGAGCGCCTGGTGCTGGCGCTGTACTACGACGAAGAGCTGAACCTCAAGGAGATCGGTGAGGTGCTTGGAGTCAGCGAGTCGCGGGTCAGCCAGTTGCACAGCCAGTGTGCCGCGCGCCTGCGCAGCCGCCTGGGGGAATGGCGGGCGCGTTGA
- the fleN gene encoding flagellar synthesis regulator FleN, with the protein MTDMGSMHPVQVIAVTGGKGGVGKTNVSVNLSLALAELGRRVMLLDADLGLANVDVLLGLTPKRTLADVIEGRCELRDVMLQGPGGVRIVPAASGTQSMVHLAPAQHAGLIQAFSEIGDNLDVLVIDTAAGIGDSVVSFVRAAQEVLLVVCDEPTSITDAYALIKLLNRDYGMNRFRVLANMAQSPQEGRNLFAKLTKVTDRFLDVALQYVGAVPYDECVRKAVQKQRAVYEAFPRSKCALAFKAIAQKVDSWPLPANPRGHLEFFVERLVQPTSAGPVL; encoded by the coding sequence ATAACAGACATGGGTAGCATGCATCCCGTACAGGTGATCGCCGTGACCGGTGGCAAAGGTGGCGTCGGCAAGACTAACGTTTCAGTGAACCTGTCCCTGGCGCTGGCCGAGCTTGGCCGCAGGGTCATGCTGCTTGACGCCGACCTGGGCCTGGCCAACGTCGACGTGCTGCTTGGCCTCACTCCGAAGCGGACCCTGGCCGATGTCATCGAAGGGCGCTGCGAGCTGCGCGACGTGATGCTGCAGGGCCCTGGCGGTGTGCGCATCGTGCCGGCGGCCTCGGGCACGCAGAGCATGGTGCACCTGGCGCCGGCCCAGCATGCCGGGCTGATCCAGGCCTTCAGCGAAATTGGCGACAACCTCGACGTGCTGGTAATCGACACCGCTGCCGGTATCGGTGACTCGGTAGTCAGCTTCGTCCGCGCCGCCCAGGAAGTGCTGCTGGTGGTCTGCGACGAACCCACTTCCATCACCGATGCCTACGCCCTGATCAAGCTGCTCAACCGCGACTACGGCATGAACCGCTTCCGGGTGCTGGCAAACATGGCGCAGAGCCCGCAGGAAGGGCGCAACCTGTTCGCCAAGCTGACCAAGGTCACCGACCGCTTCCTCGATGTCGCCCTGCAGTACGTGGGCGCCGTGCCGTATGACGAATGCGTGCGCAAGGCCGTGCAGAAGCAGCGCGCCGTCTACGAAGCCTTCCCTCGCTCCAAGTGCGCCCTGGCATTCAAGGCGATTGCGCAGAAGGTTGACAGCTGGCCGCTGCCGGCCAACCCGCGCGGTCACCTGGAATTCTTTGTCGAGCGCCTGGTACAGCCCACCAGCGCGGGACCCGTGTTATGA
- the flhF gene encoding flagellar biosynthesis protein FlhF — protein MQVKRFFAADMRQAMKLVRDELGADAAIIGNRRIAGGVELTAALDYKLSALAPRVPNAELEEELRKTHTRIATARAELDPRPDSSDNNRQLFAGQSLTAAEPLIEPHVDAPEPAAAAPAAAPVDARLVDAMRSELSGLRELLEVQLGSLAWNQLQGSKPQQATVWRRLQRIGLSGPIARELLDLTAGIDEPRQAWRMLLAHLARMIEIPEIEPIEEGGVIAMVGPAGMGKTTTLAKLAARYVLKYGAQNLALVSMDSFRIGAQEQLKTLGRILNVPVTYVDPGQSLAAALEPLLRKRVVLIDTAGLQASDPALRMQLETLAGRGIAAKNYLVLATTSQKQVLTAAYHSYKRCGLAGCILTKLDETASLGDVLSLAISHELPVAYLTDGPRIPDDLHLPRGHQLVTRAVNVQQQDEPSEEAMAEMFADLYHNPRRAG, from the coding sequence GCGCTGGACTACAAGCTGTCCGCCCTGGCCCCGCGCGTGCCGAATGCCGAGCTGGAAGAAGAGCTGCGCAAGACCCATACGCGCATCGCCACTGCCCGCGCCGAACTCGACCCGCGCCCGGACAGCAGCGACAACAACCGCCAATTGTTCGCCGGGCAGTCGCTGACTGCTGCCGAACCGTTGATCGAACCGCACGTCGACGCCCCCGAGCCCGCTGCTGCAGCCCCGGCTGCGGCGCCGGTCGATGCGCGTCTGGTCGATGCCATGCGCTCCGAGTTGTCCGGCCTGCGCGAGCTGCTGGAAGTGCAGCTCGGCTCGTTGGCCTGGAACCAGCTGCAGGGCAGCAAGCCGCAGCAGGCCACCGTCTGGCGCCGCCTGCAGCGCATCGGCCTGTCCGGCCCGATCGCCCGCGAACTGCTGGACCTGACCGCTGGCATCGATGAGCCACGCCAAGCCTGGCGCATGCTGCTGGCACACCTGGCGCGCATGATCGAAATCCCCGAGATCGAGCCGATCGAAGAGGGCGGGGTGATCGCCATGGTCGGCCCGGCCGGCATGGGCAAGACCACCACCCTGGCCAAGCTGGCCGCCCGTTACGTGCTCAAGTACGGCGCGCAGAACCTGGCCTTGGTGAGCATGGACAGCTTCCGCATCGGTGCGCAGGAGCAGCTCAAGACGCTGGGCCGCATCCTCAACGTGCCGGTGACCTACGTTGACCCGGGCCAGTCGCTGGCTGCGGCGCTGGAGCCGCTGCTGCGCAAGCGCGTGGTGCTGATCGATACCGCCGGCCTGCAGGCCAGCGACCCGGCCCTGCGCATGCAACTGGAAACCCTGGCCGGGCGCGGCATCGCCGCGAAGAACTACCTGGTCCTGGCCACCACCAGCCAGAAGCAGGTGCTGACCGCCGCCTACCACAGCTACAAGCGCTGTGGGCTGGCCGGCTGCATCCTGACCAAACTCGATGAAACGGCAAGCCTTGGTGACGTCTTGAGCCTTGCCATCAGTCATGAACTGCCAGTGGCCTACCTGACCGATGGGCCGCGCATTCCTGACGACCTGCACCTGCCGCGCGGGCACCAGTTGGTCACTCGCGCGGTCAATGTGCAGCAGCAGGACGAGCCCAGCGAAGAGGCCATGGCCGAAATGTTCGCTGATCTCTATCACAACCCACGGCGAGCGGGTTGA